The following proteins are encoded in a genomic region of Cryptococcus neoformans var. neoformans JEC21 chromosome 2 sequence:
- a CDS encoding regulation of translational elongation-related protein, putative encodes MSSKAKVGSWLEHNDKSQAEAYESASENDDLDDGRINGKHPIDVDEEDEDDAEIAGEVIGRREDDISWEELGQSMRLSLSDPSKKRRRAFISRYLYVSEQSPPPAQVPMVLTTLLSCLSLSGDIDHSDDIVSVLQELVRRDEKMEEGKMKLGDKLVKWSSMEVEKMANPAKSITPVNLFPFLVLLVSLISTLSSTRSPADQFISSSQGQDLFLSLALVLDAMRSGEKELSSEGRVRRLRKKSGIRIWRLLREHRASLPLILHSLVTRTCSTPARLSVLISHVVGVALRLKALPKGIEGPSGREIVEHEKDAILNYYSTNILGAKSAIARHSSTVFQEFVSEFVSYQVLSEKLIPQAEKMLLRSPEVALELLADLLTFCTHDISPLLPAKLLNPTLSASKSSNADTRNKSRILLRAIIERCSDKTVQGKIASEIIALPKGGKTASPEHRTVLFNMLTDLPVSDAVSPSVVDTLPTLIAKEGNEPAFQTLCSALGHHLFHTFSSNQSMAASASQALLKELASTKIPTRRALSNAVGQAIWEIGSKGQQFSMEGEKLISAIAPALENNLKAASVCPPANPTGFLEGYVALALALGPLKGMPSAEKLTSSPAMEGILATSPKPSFVLNDKVYQRLPSSEDNLWLLRSLEGIVGGSSSKINTDGARISIGLAFIHLVFESKSSPVRRGALEVLSKLTKAQPQVIGRIVRFALQSWLQAQDERRAAAKPSSEEEETVTSKSRDIGRLLSSIFVADIDTPKDILENLAVDFIVLAHHPEISPEAQTSWVGLVQALGLDPAAVARDAKDRILVELWEAAGTPPSDVRLAEAAYHAATTLAFICPSVYVDAFVHQLKEDLNPASLAFIGLEERGIWATPEDQTFVDVLAQKKDGVPENKNRKDYATEKWEQEVRESLAKKRTATAGVKHSKQDQALINAQLAKESATRQQIRHVQGALNRGIELVSALTKAGNVEVERCVGGMAAALLSSVFAAGSFLVDGRAFDVFSQLGNLASERLGETRRLLMATILRFSESPFVPSDYLDEPLGEVTTRIMHQIHFIAAQSPLDSTTYSLTSLLLSVVVESGGVGVEGQSDEALEQLTLVVAIIATCVGEFENGTYPRLETIRALLHILTTYTKLSKDAASALADLGAAIKDVATQGEIREMISGTLSKESYVRNAALQALTPVDITDFDYLEELWIAMHDDDEQNANLASHIWEDNGLDLPENYLASLLAYLCHDSAAVRLGTAKALAESADQYPQQVEPTINGLEVLYVEKAKLLVPEYDQFGMIIPETVNRPDPWESRVAIAAALEKMAPLLSTDMITPIFDFLIKQETLGDRHSAVRSAMLNAAIKIIDLHGGLTVTSLMKMFEDHLAANLPASETNDYIKEAVVILFGRLARHLDSTDPRIPKVVDRLVEALNTPSELVQSAVADCLPPLVRDMAEECEYLVDRLFSTLTTGAKYAARRGAAYGLAGVVKGRGLQSLKEYELMDKLKDAAEDKDKSAYQSRQGALFAYETLSGTLGKVFEPYVIEIIPQLLALFGDANADVREATQDCAQVIMSRVSGHCVKLMLPTLLDALEEKQWRTKKGAIELLGAMAFCAPRQLSLSLPTIIPHLTGVINDSHAQVKSAANTSLKRFGEVLNNPEIKAIQSTLMKALADPTAKTNTALSSLLKTTFEHYLDAPSLALVMPIIDRGLRQRSSETKRKSAQIVGNMASLTETRDLVPYLDQLMPLVHDVLIDPVPEARATAAKSLGTLVERLGETNFPNLVNELLQTLRSDTSGVDRQGAAQGLSEVLSGLGMERLEGLMPDIITSTASPRPYVREGFISLLVYLPATFGHRFAPHLSRVIPPVLNGLADDSEYVREASMRAGKMIIANYSGKAVDLLLPELEKGMLDPSWRIRQSSISLTGELLYKVTGISGKVELEEEDAPTQSADHARRALLEALGAERRDRVLAALYIVRQDAVGVVRQASIHIWKALVQNTPKTTRDILGILMQILMSLLGSSHVEQQETASRTIGELCRKNGERILGSIIPILQEAISSPDAKTKEGACLAFADVMASTNKDIISEHEDAIISSIRAALVDSEPSVRAAAAKTFDSAQHYMGTKAIDQTIPTLLEAMRHPGESSETALQALQEVMSVRANSVFPVLIPTLIAQPITAFNARALGQLVKVAGSALNRRLDTVLNALVLSLEKETSEEILEELNAAIESLLESVEDSEGIHLLEMLLLGWARDVNPTRRSTACDIFGTFCQVNDSDTSEYRIDWIRVLISLMDDDVEEVVTSAWEALDHFVKTIDKSELEDLVVPLRRAIESAGAPGRPVPGFSRPKGVQSIVPILLGGVLSGTQEQKEQAALGIGELVQRTTEAAIKPYIIQLAGPLIRVISGQAIAPQIKTAILTTLTVLLEEVPQLVKPFHPQLTRTFVKSAQDPAALSVRNKAASGLGELMKHQPRVDPLITELIGGVRSGDSDIAPSMANALAAVCSSAGKNIGAAAKASIVELAEEAFEEKRSESYNLAISRVVAGLARTDPQCIKEIIDSFVAPALPPTPLVSIMILTVLEESPDVFYDLDCVEDIVRRVMSSISADSSAAARPAREARELMRKGRYGDDEKVQTLLR; translated from the exons ATGTCGTCAAAAGCCAAAGTAGGCTCGTGGCTTGAGCACAACGACAAGTCTCAAGCGGAAGCCTATGAATCAGCCTCAGAAAATGACGAtcttgatgatggaagaattAATGGGAAACATCCCATAGAtgtggacgaggaagacgaggatgacgCGGAAATAGCAGGAGAAGTGAtagggagaagggaagatgataTCAGTTGGGAGGAGCTTGGACAGTCCATGAGGCTTTCATTGTCAGATCCAAgtaaaaagagaagaagagcattCATTTCTCGATATCTTTACGTTTCAGAACAAT CACCTCCACCAGCTCAAGTACCAATGGTGTTAACGACATTGCTTTCAtgtctttccctttcgGGGGACATCGACCACAGCGATGATATTGTATCAGTTCTCCAAGAGCTTGTGCGTAGggatgagaagatggaagagggcaAGATGAAACTTGGAGACAAGCTCGTGAAGTGGTCGAGCATGGAAGTGGAAAAGATGGCGAACCCAGCAAAGAG CATCACGCCCGTTAATCTGTTCCCATTCCTTGTCTTGCTCGTCTCTCTAATTTCCACGTTATCCTCAACACGGTCGCCTGCCGATCAAttcatttcctcttcccaagGTCAagatcttttcctttctctaGCCTTGGTCCTGGATGCCATGCGTTcaggagagaaagaactCTCTTCAGAAGGCCGAGTGAGGAGACTTCGAAAAAAGTCTGGAATAAGAATCTGGAGGCTGTTGCGAGAACACAGGGCGTCTTTGCCGTTGATACTGCATTCGCTCGTGACAAGAACATGCTCTACTCCTGCTCGACTATCTGTACTTATAAGTCATGTCGTTGGCGTGGCTTTGCGCCTCAAAGCCCTTCCTAAGGGTATCGAGGGACCGTCTGGGAGGGAAATTGTTGAGCACGAAAAGGACGCAATCTTGAACTACTATTCTACCAATATCCTTGGCGCCAAATCAGCGATTGCCCGCCACTCGTCGACAGTATTTCAGGAATTCGTGTCCGAATTTGTTTCTTATCAGGTCCTCTCCGAGAAACTTATTCCTCAGGCTGAAAAGATGCTGCTTCGATCGCCTGAAGTGGCTCTTGAGCTTTTGGCTGATCTTCTCACTTTCTGCACCCACGATATCTCTCCGCTTCTTCCCGCCAAGCTGCTCAATCCCACACTTTCTGCCTCAAAATCATCCAATGCTGATACTCGAAATAAATCACGGATTCTTTTGCGAGCTATCATTGAAAGATGCTCAGACAAGACTGTGCAAGGGAAAATTGCCAGTGAAATCATAGCTCTTCCGAAGGGCGGTAAAACGGCCAGTCCCGAACACCGAACTGTGCTTTTCAATATGCTCACCGACCTGCCCGTATCCGACGCTGTTTCACCCTCGGTAGTCGATACCCTTCCAACCCTCATTGCTAAAGAGGGCAACGAACCTGCATTCCAAACTCTCTGTTCTGCCCTCGGtcaccatcttttccataccttttcttccaaccAGTCTATGGCCGCTTCCGCTAGCCAAGCTCTTTTGAAAGAACTTGCGTCCACCAAGATCCCAACTCGCCGTGCCCTTTCAAATGCCGTCGGTCAGGCTATCTGGGAAATTGGCAGCAAGGGTCAGCAATTCTCGATGGAAGGTGAGAAGCTCATAAGCGCAATTGCCCCTGCCCTAGAGAATAATCTCAAGGCCGCTTCCGTTTGTCCTCCTGCCAATCCCACAGGTTTCCTTGAAGGCTACGTCGCCCTCGCACTTGCTCTTGGCCCTCTCAAGGGTATGCCCTCTGCGGAGAAGCTTACCTCCAGCCCGGCAATGGAAGGTATCCTTGCGACCTCACCAAAGCCGTCTTTCGTGCTTAACGACAAAGTGTACCAACGACTACCCTCATCAGAAGATAACCTTTGGCTGTTGAGGTCCCTTGAGGGCATCGTAGGTGGTTCAAGTAGCAAAATTAACACAGATGGTGCCAGGATCTCTATAGGACTGGCTTTCATCCACTTGGTCTTTGAAAGCAAGTCTAGCCCTGTCAGGCGTGGAGCTCTTGAAGTTCTGTCCAAGCTTACAAAGGCTCAGCCTCAAGTAATTGGCCGAATAGTCCGATTCGCTCTTCAGTCATGGCTTCAGGCTCAAGACGAGCGCCGCGCCGCGGCCAAACCTTCTtctgaggaggaagagaccGTGACCAGCAAGTCTCGAGACATTGGCCGTCTTCTGTCGTCCATTTTTGTCGCCGATATTGATACCCCTAAGGATATTCTGGAGAATCTTGCTGTGGACTTTATCGTGCTCGCCCATCATCCTGAAATTAGTCCTGAAGCACAAACGAGCTGGGTCGGGTTGGTGCAAGCTCTGGGCCTTGATCCCGCTGCAGTGGCGCGAGATGCAAAGGACAGAATCTTGGTTGAATTGTGGGAAGCCGCCGGTACACCCCCTTCG GATGTGAGACTTGCAGAGGCTGCTTATCATGCGGCGACAACCCTGGCATTCATTTGTCCTTCTGTGTATGTTGATGCCTTTGTGCATCAACTTAAGGAGGACCTTAACCCCGCGTCTTTGGCTTTCATCGGgctggaagaaagaggtaTCTGGGCGACTCCCGAAGATCAGACTTTTGTTGATG TATTGGCCCAAAAGAAGGACGGCGTGCCTGAAAATAAAAACCGTAAGGATTACGCCACCGAAAAGTGGGAACAAGAAGTTCGCGAATCTCTCGCCAAAAAACGCACTGCCACCGCTGGCGTTAAACATTCGAAGCAGGACCAAGCACTTATCAACGCTCAATTAGCTAAGGAATCTGCCACTAGACAGCAGATTAGGCATGTGCAGGGCGCTTTGAATAGAGGTATTGAGCTTGTGAGCGCTTTGACCAAGGCTGGAAatgttgaggttgagagaTGTGTGGGAGGAATGGCAGCGGCGTTGTTGAGTAGTGTTTTTGCTGCCGGAAGCTTCTTGGTAGATGGCAGAGCGTTCGACGTCTTCTCT CAACTTGGCAACCTGGCTTCTGAAAGGCTGGGTGAGACTAGGAGATTGTTGATGGCGACCATTTTGCGATTCTCTGAGTCTCCTTTCGTTCCTTCAGACTATCTGGACGAACCTCTCGGCG AGGTCACAACCAGGATCATGCACCAAATCCACTTTATCGCCGCACAGTCTCCCTTGGATAGTACCACCTACTCTCTCACCAGCCTATTGCTCTCCGTGGTCGTTGAGAGTGGAGGCGTTGGTGTTGAAGGCCAGAGCGATGAGGCTTTGGAGCAATTAACTTTGGTGGTCGCCATCATTGCTACATGTGTTGGAGAAT TCGAAAACGGCACCTATCCTCGCCTTGAAACTATCCGCGCCCTCTTGCATATTCTCACAACCTACACGAAGCTGTCAAAGGATGCCGCGTCAGCACTTGCTGACCTCGGTGCTGCTATCAAGGATGTTGCAACTCAAGGCGAAATTCGGGAGATGATTTCTGGTACCCTTTCAAAGGAGTCTTATGTGCGAAACGCTGCTTTACAAGCTCTTACCCCTGTGGACATTACCGATTTCGATTATCTCGAGGAGCTATGGATCGCTATgcacgacgacgatgagcaGAATGCGAACCTCGCTTCCCACATCTGGGAGGATAATGGTCTTGACTTGCCTGAGAACTACCTGGCTAGTCTCTTAGCCTATTTATGCCACGATTCTGCTGCAGTCAGGTTGGGGACCGCCAAAGCTCTTGCGGAAAGCGCCGACCAGTATCCTCAGCAGGTGGAACCTACCATCAATGGTTTGGAAGTACTCTATGTCGAAAAAGCTAAGTTGCTTGTGCCCGAATATGACCAATTT GGCATGATTATTCCCGAGACCGTAAATCGTCCTGATCCATGGGAATCTCGTGTCGCTATCGCTGCTGCTCTTGAGAAAATGGCCCCTCTTTTGTCTACTGACATGATTACCCCTATCTTTGACTTCCTTATCAAGCAGGAAACTTTGGGTGATCGTCATTCAGCAGTAAGAAGCGCCATGCTTAACGCTGCAATCAAAATTATCGATCTCCACGGCGGATTGACCGTGACAagtttgatgaagatgtttgAGGATCATTTGGCGGCGAACTTACCGGCCAGTGAAACAAATGATTACATCAAAGAGGCCGTTGTCATT CTCTTCGGTCGTCTTGCTCGTCATCTTGATTCTACAGACCCTCGTATCCCCAAGGTCGTGGACCGTCTTGTGGAAGCTCTTAACACCCCCTCTGAACTTGTTCAGTCAGCTGTTGCAGACtgtcttccacctcttgTTCGAGACATGGCCGAAGAATGCGAGTACTTGGTTGACCGTCTCTTCTCGACACTTACCACTGGTGCCAAGTACGCTGCTAGACGTGGAGCTGCTTACGGTCTTGCGGGAGTGGTCAAAGGACGGGGTCTTCAGAGTCTGAAGGAGTACGAGTTGATGGACAAATTGAAGGATGCTGCTGAGGATAAGGACAAAAGTGCATATCAATCCAGACAAGGTGCTCTTTTCGCCTACGAAACTCTTTCCGGGACGTTGGGTAAAGTCTTTGAGCCTTACGTCATTGAGATCATTCCCCAGCTTTTGGCCCTGTTCGGTGATGCTAACGCCGATGTGCGAGAAGCTACACAGGACTGTGCCCAGGTTATCATGTCTCGTGTTTCTGGACACTGCGTCAAGTTGATGTTGCCCACCCTTTTGGATGCATTGGAGGAAAAACAGTGGAGAACAAAAAAGGGTGCTATTGAGCTTCTTGG TGCAATGGCCTTCTGCGCTCCTCGACAGTTGTCTCTCTCACTTCCTACTATCATCCCCCATCTGACTGGTGTAATCAATGATTCCCACGCACAGGTTAAATCTGCAGCGAACACCAGTTTGAAGCGATTCGGTGAAGTGCTGAACAACCCCGAAATTAAGGCTATCCAGAGCACTCTCATGAAAGCCCTTGCCGACCCCACGGCCAAGACAAACACTGCGCTTTCTTCCTTACTCAAGACGACATTCGAGCATTATCTTGATGCTCCTTCTTTGGCCCTGGTCATGCCTATTATCGATCGAGGTTTGCGTCAACGAAGCTCCGAAACCAAACGAAAGTCTGCCCAGATTGTTGGAAATATGGCGTCGCTTACAGAAACCCGTGACCTTGTACCTTATCTTGACCAGCTAATGCCCCTCGTACATGACGTCCTTATCGATCCTGTTCCCGAAGCCCGAGCCACCGCTGCTAAGTCTCTTGGTACTCTCGTCGAACGATTGGGTGAGACTAATTTCCCTAATCTTGTCAACGAGTTGCTTCAGACTCTTAGGTCCGATACCAGTGGTGTCGACAGACAAGGGGCAGCCCAAGGTCTCAGTGAAGTGCTTTCTGGTTTGGGTATGGAGAGGTTGGAGGGTTTGATGCCAGATATCATCACCAGCACTGCGAGCCCGAGGCCTTACGTGCGAGAAGGTTTCATCTCCCTTTTGGTTTACTTACCAGCCACTTTCGGCCATCGATTTGCCCCACACCTCAGCAGAGTTATCCCCCCGGTGCTCAATGGTTTGGCCGACGATTCTGAATATG TTCGCGAGGCGTCTATGCGTGCTGGTAAAATGATTATCGCCAACTACTCAGGAAAGGCCGTTGACTTGCTGTTACCTGAGCTGGAAAAAGGAATGTTGGATCCCTCGTGGCGAATCAGA CAATCCTCGATCTCTCTTACCGGAGAGTTGCTCTACAAAGTCACTGGTATCAGTGGCAAGGTCGaactggaggaagaagacgctCCTACACAATCCGCAGACCATGCCAGGCGAGCTTTGCTGGAGGCATTGGGTGCCGAGCGACGAGATAGGGTATTGGCTGCTCTTTATATCGTTCGACAGGACGCTGTGGGTGTCGTCAGACAGGCCTCTATTCATATCTGGAAGGCGCTTGTGCAAA ACACTCCGAAGACCACCAGGGACATCTTGGGCATTCTCATGCAAATACTCATGTCCCTCTTGGGCAGTTCCCATGTGGAGCAACAAGAG ACTGCATCTCGAACTATTGGAGAACTTTGTCGGAAGAACGGCGAGCGAATCTTAGGCTCCATTATTCCGATTTTGCAAGAGGCGATCTCTTCACCGGATGCCAAAACCAAGGAAGGAGCTTGTCTTGCTTTCGCCGATGTCAT GGCTTCTACCAACAAAGACATCATCTCAGAGCACGAAGATGCTATCATCTCATCTATCCGCGCAGCGTTGGTCGATTCGGAGCCTTCTGTCcgtgctgctgctgcaaaGACCTTTGACTCTGCCCAACACTACATGGGTACCAAAGCCATTGACCAAACCATCCCGACTCTTTTGGAGGCTATGCGTCACCCTGGCGAATCTTCTGAGACTGCTTTGCAAGCTCTACAGGAGGTTATGAGC GTTCGAGCCAATAGCGTTTTCCCAGTTCTCATACCGACCCTTATTGCACAGCCCATCACAGCGTTCAATGCCCGTGCCCTTGGTCAACTCGTCAAGGTCGCAGGCTCAGCTCTCAACAGGCGTTTGGACACTGTGCTCAACGCTTTGGTCCTATCcttggaaaaggagacCTCTGAGGAGATCCTAGAAGAGCTGAACGCCGCGATTGAGTCGTTATTGGAGTCTGTCGAAGATTCGGAAGGTATCCACCTTTTGGAGATGCTTCTCCTTGGCTG GGCACGAGATGTCAATCCCACAAGGCGTTCTACTGCCTGCGATATCTTTGGCACCTTCTGTCAAGTCAACGATTCTGACACAAGCGAATACCGTATCGACTGGATCCGTGTACTTATCTCTCTTATGGACGATGACGTCGAAGAAGTCGTCACTAGCGCTTGGGAGGCGCTCGATCACTTTGTTAAGACCATCGACAAGAGTGAGCTGGAAGATCTTGTcgttcctcttcgtcgCGCAATCGAGTCGGCTGGTGCACCCGGACGCCCAGTCCCCGGTTTTTCAAGACCCAAAGGTGTCCAGTCCATTGTGCCGATTTTGTTGGGCGGTGTGCTCAGTGGAACtcaagaacaaaaagaacaaGCCGCTTTGGGTATCGGAGAGCTTGTGCAAAGGACAACGGAGGCCGCCATCAAACCGTACATCATCCAGCTCGCTGGACCTCTTATTCGTGTCATTTCTGGTCAGGCCATCGCTCCTCAGATCAAGACCGCCAT CCTTACAACACTCACGGTTCTCCTAGAAGAAGTTCCCCAGCTTGTCAAACCCTTCCACCCTCAGCTTACCCGAACTTTCGTCAAGTCTGCTCAAGACCCTGCAGCTCTTTCTGTGCGAAACAAGGCTGCTTCCGGTTTGGGCGAGTTGATGAAACATCAG CCTCGAGTCGACCCTCTGATCACCGAGCTTATCGGCGGTGTACGATCTGGCGACAGTGACATTGCGCCATCCATGGCCAATGCCCTTGCCGCTGTATGCTCTAGTGCGGGGAAAAATATTGGCGCTGCAGCCAAAGCTTCCATTGTCGAGTTGGCGGAAGAAGCGTTCGAGGAAAAACGAAGCGAGAGCTACAATCTTGCTATCTCCCGTGTCGTCGCTGGTCTCGCCCGGACCGATCCCCAGTGCATCAAGGAGATCATCGACAGTTTCGTTGCCCCcgcccttcctcccacACCTTTGGTGAGCATCATGATTCTTACGGTTCTTGAAGAATCTCCGGATGTGTTCTATGATCTTGATTGTGTGGAGGACATTGTGAGGAGAGTTATGAGCAGCATCAGCGCAGACAGCTCCGCGGCTGCCAGGCCCGCAAGGGAGGCCCGAGAACtgatgaggaaaggaaggtatggggatgatgagaaggTGCAGACCTTGTTGCGGTAG